CCGGCATCGAGACCGCCACCGAGATCGCCGAATCCCGCCCCGGCCTGTCGGTGGCACTGGTCGCCCGCGGCGAGCTGGGTGCCTCGCTCTCCCCGGGGGCCCGCGGCCACCTGCGCCGGGCCTGTGACCGGCTGGGCATCACCGTCCTGGAGCACACGAACGTCGAAGCCGTCGAAGCGGTACGGGTGTTGTGCGCCGACGGCACCGCCCTGGCGGCCGACGCGACCGTGTGGACGGCCGGGTTCGCCGTGGATCCCATCGCCGCCGCCGGCGGTCTTGAGGTCACCGCCGACGGTCGGATCGTCGTCGATCGCACCATGCGGTCGGTCTCGCACCCCGACGTCTACGCCGTCGGGGACAGCGCCTGCGCCATCGGCGACAACGGCCGCCCGCTGCCGATGTCCTGCGCTTCGGCCGGCTACACCGGAATGCGGGCGACGGCCGCGATCGTGGGACGCCTGACCGGACGCAGGATCCCGAACACCAAGCTGGAGTACCTGGGCAACCACATCAGCCTCGGGCGGCGGGACGGAATCCTTCAGATGGTCGACGACGCAGCACGGGCGAAGCCGAAGTACGTGGGCGGCAGGAAGGCCGCGCGGATCAAGGCGGGCATCCTCAAGATGTCGCTGTGGACCACCTCGCACCCGACGTTCGGCCTGCCCAGGCGCAAGCGCCCGC
This is a stretch of genomic DNA from Streptomyces sp. R44. It encodes these proteins:
- a CDS encoding NAD(P)/FAD-dependent oxidoreductase — its product is MKHRIVVLGAGYAGAYAAGTLARRLSPADTEITVVNAEPDFVQRLRLHQLAAGQEIEAPRLADVFTGTGIRLRLARVTAVDPERRVVAVADADGGGELDYDTLLYALGSHVADHGVPGVTEHAFHVTGRPAALRLRERLDGLSGRDEGGSVLVVGDGLTGIETATEIAESRPGLSVALVARGELGASLSPGARGHLRRACDRLGITVLEHTNVEAVEAVRVLCADGTALAADATVWTAGFAVDPIAAAGGLEVTADGRIVVDRTMRSVSHPDVYAVGDSACAIGDNGRPLPMSCASAGYTGMRATAAIVGRLTGRRIPNTKLEYLGNHISLGRRDGILQMVDDAARAKPKYVGGRKAARIKAGILKMSLWTTSHPTFGLPRRKRPLAAEPRVSAEKAIA